The DNA sequence CTCCAGAAGTGGAATGAGTGGATATTCTAGATTGACAAGTCGCGAGCAGCAATGGCGTTGCTAGGGTAGCACTTGAGTATTTTAGAAAGGAACGGCGTTTCATTAATCTCTAGCAACGATCTACCTCTACGGTAAACTTCAAAAGACGCATCTGTATCAGCTTGGTCTATCCTGGTTAATGCATAAGTTTAGGACGATCGCAAAACAATGGCACCGCTAGCTCTGCTGAGTACCTCGGATAAAACTGGACTGATTGACTTAGCCCGCAGTTTGGTAGAAGAATTTGGCTTTGATTTAATTAGCAGTGGGGGTACGGCAAAAGCCCTAAAAGAGGCGGGTTTGCCTGTTACCAAGGTGGCTGACTATACGGGTTCCCCAGAGATTTTAGGGGGACGAGTTAAGACTTTACACCCGCGCATTCATGGGGGAATCTTAGCACGGGGGGCGCGAGAAACCACGGGCGATGGTGTTGCACCCAGTCCGGAAGTAGACCAAGATCTGACTGATTTGGCGAATAATCAGATTCGCTCGATTGATTTGGTGGTGGTGAATCTTTACCCGTTTGAGCAAACGATTGCCCAGGCTAATGTTACTTTAGCAGAGGCAATCGAACAAATTGATATCGGCGGGCCGGCGATGTTACGGGCTTCGGCTAAGAATTTTACCTATTTAACGGTGTTGTGCAATCCTTCCGATTACGATGCCTATCTGCAAGAGTTGCGGCAAAATGGCGGGAAGACGAGGTTAGAATTCCGTCAAGCTAGGGCTTTACAAGCATTTTTGCATACGGCGGCTTACGATCGCGCAATTTCCGATTACCTGGCGCAACAAGCCCAGACGGAGGCGGGTTTACCGGAACAGTTTGCTGTATCGGGGACTCAGATTCAAGCGTTGCGGTATGGGGAAAACCCGCATCAACCCGCCGCTTGGTATCAAACGGGTACGGCGGCGACGGGTTGGAGTTCTGCTCAAAAGCTGCAAGGGAAGGAACTCAGTTATAACAATTTGGTAGATTTGGAGGCGGCGCGGCGGATTATTGCTGAGTTTAACGATAAGCCAGCGGCGGCGATTCTCAAACATACGAATCCTTGCGGGGTGGCGCTGGGTGAGAGTTTGACGGAGGCGTATCAAAAGGCGTTTGCGGCGGATTCGGTTTCGGCGTTTGGGGGAATTGTTGCCCTCAATCGTCCCATTGATGCAGCGACGGCGACGGAATTAACTCAGACTTTTTTAGAATGCGTAGTTGCGCCGGGTTGCGAACCCCAAGCGCAGGAAATTTTGGCGGCGAAGTCGAATCTGCGAATTCTGGTTTTGCCTGAGCTGGCGACGGGGCCTGAGTATACTGTAAAGGCGATCGCAGGAGGTCTACTCGTCCAAGCATCCGATGATGCGGTGGAAAATCCCCAAAACTGGCAAGTGGTGACGGAAAAACAACCCACGCCAGCCCAGCTTGAGGAGTTGCTGTTTGCCTGGAAAGTCTGCAAGCACGTTAAGTCTAACGCAATTGTGGTGACGCGCGATCGCGCAACCCTCGGCATCGGTGCAGGTCAGATGAATCGGGTGGGTTCTGTTAAAATTGCCCTAGAACAGGCAGCCGCGAATACCCAAGGGGCAATTCTGGCAAGCGATGGGTTTTTCCCGTTCGATGACTCGGTGCGAACGGCTGCGGCTGCGGGAGTTGCGGCGATTGTTCAACCGGGCGGTAGTTTGCGGGATAAAGATTCGATCCAAGCTGCCAATGAGTTAGGGCTAGTCATGGTACTGACGGGAATTCGTCACTTTTTACACTAATTTTTGCGTTGGGTGATGGGGGATTGGCACTCCATCACCTCCTCTTAATCGACTTACTTTTTCTCACAATGGACAATTTATCCCAATCTTCGCCTGCGAAAGATATTAAAGTTACGCTGTTATTAATGGGCGGTCATCATTACACGATTAGTGTCAAATCAGATTCGCCTTTGTTAGTCAATCTCTTAAGAACGGTTGCTGCTCAAACGCAATCGCAATCAACGGGTTCTTCTAAGTTATTTCAATTGCCAGTTAATGACGATCGACAGGCACTTTGGTTTTCTAGCCATCATCTAGTGGGTGTGGTGACAGAACCGCCTATTTTTGCCCAGCCTCAACCTCAAAGCGTGCCAACCTTAGAACAACCCACTACTTCTCAATTCGTTCAATACGCGACGCCAAAACCGCCTGCACCCGATCCAATTATTTCTTCTGATTTTATCCAATTAGAACAATTTTTAACGCCTGCTGAAACCAATCGGTTAATCAAATATGTGCTTAAAAACGAGCGTAATTTTGTGCCAACTAGCACCTCTACAGGTGAAGCAGACTATCGTAAATCGATGGTATTGCATAGCTTTCCGGAATTTTCGCAGCTCATGATTAAGCGGATTAAGGAAGTAACGCCGGAAATTTTAACTCGCTTAGAAATACCTCAATTTAATATCTCGGATGTTGAATGCCAATTAACCCTTCATAACGATGGCAATTATTATAAGGTGCATAACGATAGCGGTTCGGCTGATACGCTGACTCGCGAACTGACTTATGTTTACTATTTCAATCGCCAGCCCAAGGCATTTAGCGGGGGAGAATTAGTGATTTATGATAGTAAGGTTGTCAATAACTATTATGTGGCCGCAGAAACTTACAAGGTAGTAGAACCGCACCATAATAGCGTTGTCTTTTTCCCCAGTCGCTATATGCATGAAGTCTTACCTGTGAGCGTTCCCTCGCGGGCTTTTATGGATAGTCGGTTTACAATTAATGGTTGGGTGAGACGAGCGACATAAAGCAGGCTTTAAATCTCGCGAAAGGCAACGCGATCGCGCCCTCGATCTTTGGCTTCATACAGAGCCGTATCTGCGGTTGCAATTAATACATCCGGGAGAACATCGGCACAGGGAATCGTACTGGCAACGCCTAAACTAAACGTGACGTAGGGACTCACCCTCGATCCAGGATGGCTCATTTTCAAGTCTTTCACCGCTTGGCGAATGGACTCTGCAACTTGAATAGCACCTTGAACTGGAGTTTGAGGTAGAATAATCGCAAACTCTTCTCCACCATAGCGACTCACCAAATCGGCTGGACGCCGCGCCATACCTTCTAAGACTTGAGCCACATGTTGCAAGCAAAAGTCACCGCCTAAATGACCGAAGAAATCATTATAGAGCTTAAAAAAGTCAATATCGCACAGAATCAACGACAGGGGTTTGCGATCGCGAGTTAGAGAACGCCATTGTTCGTTTAAGTATTCATCAAAGCGGCGGCGATTTGCAAGTCCTGTGAGGCTGTCAATGGTTGCTAATTTTTGCAATTGCTGGTTGGCTTGTTCGAGTCTTTGGTAGAGTTCTGCTTGTTGAATGGCGATCGCCACTTGGGTAGCAAGCTGCTGTAATAACGCAACTTCGTAGGATCGCCAAGTTCGGGGAGACTGACAATCTTGAGCAATCACCGAACCCCAAAACCCCATCTGCTCTGGCACAACGCCGGAGGGCAAACCGGGCGAGAGTTCCAAAACCATCGGCGTCTTAGTCCGATCCCACTCCCGATTTTGCACCAACGGAACCGCTAAAAACGCTTGAATCTGAAACTGTTCGAGAAACAGTAAAGCACAGGGCGATAGATTGGCAGTTTGAATATTCGTGACGGCAACCGTCGAAACCTGCTGAAACGGTTGAATTTGCCGAGGATCGAACGCTTCATCCCCAAACCGCGCTCCCAACATAGTCTTCCAGGGAGGGCTGACCGATTCTACCATTACCACCCCCCGACCGTCAGGATAATGGCGATAAATAATCGTGCGGTCTACTTGCAAAAACTGCCGCACTTCCGCAACCGTTGTTTGGAGAATGTCTCCCAGGTTCAAAGAGGCACGAATGCGTTGAGCCATTGAACTGATGAGACGTTCGCGTTCGGTTTGCTGGCGCAAGGCGCATTCTGCCGATTTGCGTTCTGTGATATCAAAGGCAGTGGTTAAGGCTGCTGTTTGTCCTTGAAACTCGATACTGGCTCGCGTGCATTCCAGCCAGCGTTCTTCCCCAGTTTTGCGGATAATTTTCAACTCCAGTCGGGCGGGGATAGTGGAGTAACGCATCAAGCGTTTCAACAGGAGTTGGGATTCAAGGGCGAATAAGTGCCAGTAGTTGCAATTTAACAATTCCGCTTGAGTATAACCGGCGATCGCTTCTGCGGCCGGATTGACATACAACAGGCGCTTACCCCGAATAATCGCAATACCCGCCGTTGCAGACTCTGCTAGGGAGCGAAACTTAATTTCACTCTCTCGTAAAGCTCTTTCGGCTTGCTTGCGTTCGGTAATGTCTTGGGCAACGCCGAGGATGCGTTTTGGCGTGCCATCGGGGTTGCGGGTAAATACAGTATCGCGGCTGTGCAACCAGCGCCACTCGCCATTTTTGTGGCGCAGGCGATATTCTAGCGAGAGAATTTCACCATCCTGAGCTTCGTAGAGGGTGAGGATGGCTGAAGGCAATTTTTGGGTAAAATCATCTGGATGCATTAACTCTGAAAATAGGCGATTGCCGAGTTCGTGCAATTCATCTAGGCTGTAGCCTAGCAGGGTGGTAAATTCAGAATTAACATAGACATTTCTTTGCAAGTCTAAGTCATAGACGTAGAGCAGAACGGGTACGGCGTCCGCAATTTGCTGTAAAAAATATTGATGCTCTTGTAAAGCTTGCTCGATTTGCTTAAATTCGGTGAGATCGCGAGTCACTGATAAAACAAAGGCAACCGAACTATCTTCAGCATATTCTGGAACCAGCAGCGATTGCAGATAGCGCCGTCCTAGAACGGTGGGTAATTCTAATTCAACCCGATGGGGTCGAGCGGTGTCAAAGACCTGTTGAATGGCGCTAGTACAAAGTTCGATGACTTCTGGAGAACAGCCTAAATCGGCGTGAGTTTTGCCTAAAAAGCAGTGGCTGGGAATATTGCTGAGGGTTTCAATGGCGGGGTTGATATAAACATGGCGATATTGCGAATCAAAGCGGGCAATGATATCGGGGGAGTTTTCGGCGACGGTTTGAAAGTCTTGTTCGCGCCGTTCCAGTTGCGTTTGAATCGAGACGCGATCGCTAATATCAGTATCGGTACCGCTCATGCGATAGGGGTTGCCCTCGCTGTCAAAAAAGGCGGAGCCTCTGGCTAAGATCCAGCGAATGCTACCGTCTTTGTGCAGCATCCGATGTTCGACTTCAAAGTGCGGGGTGTGTTTGCCAAAATGGGCGTTAACGGCAGCTTCTACTTTCGGTGCGTCTTCGGGATGTACCAGTTGACTCCAGGTGTCGATATGGTTGCAAATTTCTTCGTCTGCGTAGCCTAGCATCGCCTTTAAGATGGGGTCGAGGTAAATTTCGTTGGTTTTGAGGTTCCAGTCCCAAATGCCAACTTGTCCGGCTTGGGTGGCGATCGCATAGCGCTGCTGACTTTCGAGTAGGGCATTCTCGATTTGCTGGCGTTCGGTGATGTCTTCAGCAATGCCTACGTAGTATAGGAGGTTTCCTGCGCTGTCTTGAATGCCATAGTTGCGTTCGTTAATCCAGCGAATGCTACCATCGGCGCGAATGATGCGGTAGCAGCGTTCTGGGTGAGGTTCGCTCTTGGTGTAGGGTATGCAGAGGCGATCGCGATCTTCGGGATGGACGTATTCTAACCAAGCTAGGGGCGAGTCTTCTAACTCTTGATGGGGAGCGCCCCAAATGGATTGATAGGCGGGAGAGAGATAGCGTTTTTCGATTAAGTCTAGGGTGGTAATAAAGAAAACGATTGGGATATGTTCGATCAGTTGGCGAAATTCTTGCAGGTTGATTTCTTGAACTTTCAGAAGCTGTCGCAGGTAACGAATTTCGCTTTGAAGGCGTTGGTTCTCTTGCGCGAGGGTGGGGGTTTCGACGGGCTGGATGGGCATCAACTCGCGGAGAATTAGGAGGTGGCGGTTCTCATCAATATGACGGACAAGTTTATAGCGTGCAAGTAGTAACTGAGCGGGAAAGACTCGTAATTGCAGTTGGCCTGTCTCTGGTAAGCTTTCGTGAAACGGTAAGTTCCAGCGATCGCGATCGTCGCCGTGTAAAAATTCTTGGAAGTAACGTCCGATCAGTTGTCCTTTGGGCTGGTTGAATAGGGTACAAGCCGCCAAATTCACGAGGCAATATTGTCCGCAATCATCCAGAATCAATAGGGCGTCTAGCGCCTCCTCAAACCCTATCTTGAAGTAGGATTGCGCGGATTCGTCTACCTTTAACTGAGCGTGACTGGTACTTTCCGATCTAACCCCATCAAAACTCATTGAATGGATGGCTCAAAGTGGATTGGGATTTGGGTGGGCAGACAATATAAGACTTGTGTAGATCTCTTTTAAAAATTTTATTACGTTCCTTGGGGCAAGTTGACTGAAGCGAGACTATACTTTATATTTCTCTAAGGGTGAGTATAAGCGGATACTCTGTCAATTTATTTCGGCGAGAGAAAAAATTCACAGGATACCAATATTCAGTGACTTTGAGTTTGCAATTACTTAAAATAAATCAGTAAGTTTAATCCGGGAATGGTACGAGAGAGCGTCCACAGGATCAGCGTCATATAGAGCAAGCCTAAGCTCCACTGATACCACACGAGGGCGCTAATATAGCCGGGTACCGCGCGATCGCGCAGGCGAATATCATTGAAGCCGAACCTTAACCAATTGTTAAGGCTGAGATCGTAGTAGTTAAGTAAGTTCCAGCGTCGATCCATGAGTAGGGGTAAATGGCGATCGCGAAAGAAGGGAAAGCGCGGAATAACGGGCAGGCGTCCAATTAATAATCGTAATTGTCGCATACTGCCATCTTCAACAAAATAGCTCTCATCCATTAAGTCGTGATAGCGACCCTGTTTGTAGAGGAGTCCGACTAAAATAGCAGGAATGGGGAGCAAGACAATCCCCAGACAGCATAGGGTTAAACTGGGCGACTCTGAAGTCCGAAAAATAGCGACTAAACCGCTAAGTGTAAGGAAACTGTAACTGAAGGTTGCCCAAAAGAATTCGGCAGGAGTGGGCGCAATGGGTTTGGGAAGGCGACGCCGAAACCGATCCACTAGCCAAAAGAGTAAACCAAAATAGGCGATCGCCACTAGCCCGACGCCAAAAGTCAGCCAGAAACTGGTGCCGTAGCGACTTAAAGAGAGGAGTACCGCTAGCCCCAAGACTTGCAACCCCTTACGCAGCTTCAAACTCCAGGTTTGGGGAGCAATGGCGATCGCTCTGTCTCGTAGCTTAATATAACTGGCCAGATCGATTTCATCCAGCATCAGTAGATCGCTGAGGGTTTGAAACTCCTGCTGCTGGCGTTTGAGTGCGATCGCGTTGGCTTGGATCTGGGATAACCCTAACTGGCGGAGTTGTTGGATCGAAGCCGTATTCATATTGAGGCTAAAAATTGCTTTTCTTAACGCCTGTAGCCGCAAACTCTCCCGGAGATATTCAATTTGGTTAGCGTCAGGAATTTGTTCAAACTCGCGAAAATTTTGGACTAAATTTCGCAATAAGCTTTCATTTCCCTGAAGGACAGGCACCAATAATTTGCGACTAATTTCGCCCAGATTACCACTAATCTTAGCACGTTCGGCATCAAATTGTAAACTCGAAATATTCAAATAAGCATTCTGACTAAAGCTAACATCGCTAAAATCAGCCCGACTTAAAATCCTAGAACCTCGCAAGTTTACAGGTTGGCTAAACTGAGCTTCCCGAAAAGACAGTAAATCCTCAAAAACAGCATCCGTCAAAAATAGAGAATGAACAAAATTACCTTTATTAAATAAAGTAATTTGATGCCACTGGGTTTGGCTAAAATCAGCATTGGCTTGAAACTGAACGCGCCGAAAATCAGCCAATTGCGCGAAATTCGCTTGATTAAAACTAGCCACATCAGCAAACACGCTGCTAGCCAAACTCATGTCTTGTTGAAAGTGCGCCCGATTAAAATTAGACTTGCCAAAGAAAATACAGTTCTTAAACGTAACGCGCTGTTGAAATAAACTATTGCTAAAATTAGCAAGCTGACTAAATCGAGAACCACTCCAGTCTGTATAGTCTTGAAAGATGGCACCTTGCCCATAAACTGGACTGAGAAAAAACGTATTAGAAAAATCGCCCTCCCCAACAAACTCCGTATTTTGCAAAATCAGAGAACCGCGAAACACCGTCAGTTGTAGCGGGTTTTGGGGTGAGGCTT is a window from the Desertifilum tharense IPPAS B-1220 genome containing:
- the purH gene encoding bifunctional phosphoribosylaminoimidazolecarboxamide formyltransferase/IMP cyclohydrolase, yielding MAPLALLSTSDKTGLIDLARSLVEEFGFDLISSGGTAKALKEAGLPVTKVADYTGSPEILGGRVKTLHPRIHGGILARGARETTGDGVAPSPEVDQDLTDLANNQIRSIDLVVVNLYPFEQTIAQANVTLAEAIEQIDIGGPAMLRASAKNFTYLTVLCNPSDYDAYLQELRQNGGKTRLEFRQARALQAFLHTAAYDRAISDYLAQQAQTEAGLPEQFAVSGTQIQALRYGENPHQPAAWYQTGTAATGWSSAQKLQGKELSYNNLVDLEAARRIIAEFNDKPAAAILKHTNPCGVALGESLTEAYQKAFAADSVSAFGGIVALNRPIDAATATELTQTFLECVVAPGCEPQAQEILAAKSNLRILVLPELATGPEYTVKAIAGGLLVQASDDAVENPQNWQVVTEKQPTPAQLEELLFAWKVCKHVKSNAIVVTRDRATLGIGAGQMNRVGSVKIALEQAAANTQGAILASDGFFPFDDSVRTAAAAGVAAIVQPGGSLRDKDSIQAANELGLVMVLTGIRHFLH
- a CDS encoding 2OG-Fe(II) oxygenase; this translates as MDNLSQSSPAKDIKVTLLLMGGHHYTISVKSDSPLLVNLLRTVAAQTQSQSTGSSKLFQLPVNDDRQALWFSSHHLVGVVTEPPIFAQPQPQSVPTLEQPTTSQFVQYATPKPPAPDPIISSDFIQLEQFLTPAETNRLIKYVLKNERNFVPTSTSTGEADYRKSMVLHSFPEFSQLMIKRIKEVTPEILTRLEIPQFNISDVECQLTLHNDGNYYKVHNDSGSADTLTRELTYVYYFNRQPKAFSGGELVIYDSKVVNNYYVAAETYKVVEPHHNSVVFFPSRYMHEVLPVSVPSRAFMDSRFTINGWVRRAT
- a CDS encoding PAS domain S-box protein; this translates as MSFDGVRSESTSHAQLKVDESAQSYFKIGFEEALDALLILDDCGQYCLVNLAACTLFNQPKGQLIGRYFQEFLHGDDRDRWNLPFHESLPETGQLQLRVFPAQLLLARYKLVRHIDENRHLLILRELMPIQPVETPTLAQENQRLQSEIRYLRQLLKVQEINLQEFRQLIEHIPIVFFITTLDLIEKRYLSPAYQSIWGAPHQELEDSPLAWLEYVHPEDRDRLCIPYTKSEPHPERCYRIIRADGSIRWINERNYGIQDSAGNLLYYVGIAEDITERQQIENALLESQQRYAIATQAGQVGIWDWNLKTNEIYLDPILKAMLGYADEEICNHIDTWSQLVHPEDAPKVEAAVNAHFGKHTPHFEVEHRMLHKDGSIRWILARGSAFFDSEGNPYRMSGTDTDISDRVSIQTQLERREQDFQTVAENSPDIIARFDSQYRHVYINPAIETLSNIPSHCFLGKTHADLGCSPEVIELCTSAIQQVFDTARPHRVELELPTVLGRRYLQSLLVPEYAEDSSVAFVLSVTRDLTEFKQIEQALQEHQYFLQQIADAVPVLLYVYDLDLQRNVYVNSEFTTLLGYSLDELHELGNRLFSELMHPDDFTQKLPSAILTLYEAQDGEILSLEYRLRHKNGEWRWLHSRDTVFTRNPDGTPKRILGVAQDITERKQAERALRESEIKFRSLAESATAGIAIIRGKRLLYVNPAAEAIAGYTQAELLNCNYWHLFALESQLLLKRLMRYSTIPARLELKIIRKTGEERWLECTRASIEFQGQTAALTTAFDITERKSAECALRQQTERERLISSMAQRIRASLNLGDILQTTVAEVRQFLQVDRTIIYRHYPDGRGVVMVESVSPPWKTMLGARFGDEAFDPRQIQPFQQVSTVAVTNIQTANLSPCALLFLEQFQIQAFLAVPLVQNREWDRTKTPMVLELSPGLPSGVVPEQMGFWGSVIAQDCQSPRTWRSYEVALLQQLATQVAIAIQQAELYQRLEQANQQLQKLATIDSLTGLANRRRFDEYLNEQWRSLTRDRKPLSLILCDIDFFKLYNDFFGHLGGDFCLQHVAQVLEGMARRPADLVSRYGGEEFAIILPQTPVQGAIQVAESIRQAVKDLKMSHPGSRVSPYVTFSLGVASTIPCADVLPDVLIATADTALYEAKDRGRDRVAFREI
- a CDS encoding pentapeptide repeat-containing protein, whose translation is MLKRFGILILGLILAIFCGGYPAWGKEGAADKPILTLPILQERLNAANQEAGIAQISLQNLTIDLRADSDRPERLLPEQFYQILSTELSSKKVNLDLSDSVILGTLATRRLGLRSPLYGQSLSPLFNPTELEQIQRDRNRLLQLSQLSRSLRLQASPQNPLQLTVFRGSLILQNTEFVGEGDFSNTFFLSPVYGQGAIFQDYTDWSGSRFSQLANFSNSLFQQRVTFKNCIFFGKSNFNRAHFQQDMSLASSVFADVASFNQANFAQLADFRRVQFQANADFSQTQWHQITLFNKGNFVHSLFLTDAVFEDLLSFREAQFSQPVNLRGSRILSRADFSDVSFSQNAYLNISSLQFDAERAKISGNLGEISRKLLVPVLQGNESLLRNLVQNFREFEQIPDANQIEYLRESLRLQALRKAIFSLNMNTASIQQLRQLGLSQIQANAIALKRQQQEFQTLSDLLMLDEIDLASYIKLRDRAIAIAPQTWSLKLRKGLQVLGLAVLLSLSRYGTSFWLTFGVGLVAIAYFGLLFWLVDRFRRRLPKPIAPTPAEFFWATFSYSFLTLSGLVAIFRTSESPSLTLCCLGIVLLPIPAILVGLLYKQGRYHDLMDESYFVEDGSMRQLRLLIGRLPVIPRFPFFRDRHLPLLMDRRWNLLNYYDLSLNNWLRFGFNDIRLRDRAVPGYISALVWYQWSLGLLYMTLILWTLSRTIPGLNLLIYFK